The sequence below is a genomic window from Rattus rattus isolate New Zealand chromosome 3, Rrattus_CSIRO_v1, whole genome shotgun sequence.
ACCAATTACTCCTGGGTCTAGGTAGTTAATATATCCAGTGAGATGCCATcagagaaaactaacttttcctttgcAAGCGGGTATCAgttgcagatagcttcttggctAGGGATGGCCGTCATGCCCACCTTTTAGTGCTGGGATCCTATCTGGCTTGAATCTGTGCAGGGCTGTATGTGCTGTCACAGTCACTATGGATCCATACATGTATCAGTTCTGTTTTATCTGGAGGACATTGTTTTCATTGTACCCATCCCACTTAGGACTGAGTGCTCCACATATCTCACCCTTTGCATGTTGCTCAGTGTGGATTTTTGTATTAATTTgcatctactgcaaaaagaagtttctttggtgatggctgagcaaagctctgatctatgaatatagcagaatgtcattaggaatcattttattgatacgTTCATGTAACACAGTGattttcaaccttcctgatgctacaactgtttaatacagtttctcatgttatagtgacccccaaccataaaattattcttgttgctaTTTCCtaactaattttgttactgttgtgaattataataaaataagtatttgtgtttttttcataGTCTTCCGTGACCTCTGTATAAGAGTCAttcaaccccaaaggggttgagacccacagacCTAAACCACTGCTTTACTAGAaaaatagtattttgtttttcctggtgcCCATGGCCTACCTAGTCTTAGGTTCTTGGCCACCTTAGCAATATCAAGCATCTCCTGGAATGGACCTTAGATTTAGtaagagagtggttggttactaCTACAACACTTGTGCCACTGTTGCACCGGAATAATGAAATCCCACTTTAAAAACAGAGTAAAACAAAACCTCTTAGACTAAGGGTATATCCTGAGCAGTGGAAGGATTGCTTATTAAATAGGAGGCTCTGAGTTTAATACCTCGCACTTGCAAAAGGAAGTTTGCGTGTATTCCTTCCCTTGCTGACCTTGTTCCTGGCTCCCCTGTTATCCCTCAACCCAAAAGATGACAAATTAGAAACTTTCCAGCTAGTTCTCTAGACATAAGTTGTCTAGCTGCTGACTGTTTTCATCTCTTCCATCTCTTACATTCAATCTCTAAGAActttctgttgattcttcctTTTAAATAGAAATTACTGGTAGACTTGACTATCATTtgtattaacattttttttgccCTTAATATAAGCACTTAAAATCATTCAGATCATGAGctaatttgtaatttttctttctctcttatccattatgattaataaatatataactgtCCTATTAATATTGAAAGGACTcctataattattttcttatatgcttaattataataattacgTTGTCTCTAGCCTTCTAATTCAAGTGCAGCACTTCAAGGAATAAGTACGTAAAGGTCCTTATGGCTGACACCCAGTtcactttcctttgttttcttactACTGGACTTCATCATGTCACCTGTATATATagtgatatacatatacatatatatatatatatatatatatatatatattcacatgtgtatatagTGCTGTTCTTGTAACTTTCTGGTACAGTTTCACCTATAATACCATATGTATCCCTTTCCACCAGTAAAACTTTCATCTTTGGATTTAGCTTTAGTGGATTTATTATGTTTGACAGTCGCTTAACAACTATGTGACTTGAAAAATGTTAATTAGtctctgtgccttagtttcttttttctgtaaaaatTAGGATGATTAGCATATATACTCCCACACTTCTAGAGTTGTTATGAGGATGAAATTTACTAATTTATTAAGGGTTCTTAATTTGCAGGATATAGGTGTTTAATAAATATTACCTATGATCATTTAAAAAAGTGTAGTTTAAGGGGACAGTGTTGtaacttagtggtagagcactttcttACATGTACAAGTCCCTGGGTCTAatcctcagaaacacacacacacacacgcacacacacatgcacacacacacgcacacacacacatgcacacacacacatgcacacacacacgcacacacacacatgcaagcacaggTGCAGATGCATGTAAAATCACTTTAGTTgttattcatttaatattaatttgcTAAGTCGTCACCTCCTTTTCCatacacgtgtatatgtgtgtgcatctgtgtataaaGTAACTAGCCTGTTTCCAGCATTTGATCTGATTGTTAACTAGAAGCAGTGTAAGTTGGAATGTGAGCTGCAGAATCAGATAATCTGTAAGTGTGGAAGTGTATGACTATTAGAGTCCCGTAACTTCATTTAAAGGAAGTTTATATATTTCTTACTAAGAGCTAGAACTAAAGTTAGACCCCTACACTAGCTTCCTGTTTGGTGTTAGTTCTGTTTTGCTGACTTTTTAATGTTGATTTACTGGTTGTATATCTCACCCAATCCCAGGTAAATAGCCACAGAAGGCTACCAAACAAGATAAGTCATTGTCTCCAAGTAGAAGAAAACCAAGACCCATGAGTGGGCATCGGTCAACAAGGAAACGATGTGGAGATTCTCACCCAGAGTCCCCTGTGGGCTTCGGGCATATGAGTACTACAGGgtgtatattaaataaattgtttCAGTTACCGACACCACCACTGTCAAGACACCAGTTAAAACGGCTAGAAGAACACAGGTATCAGAGTGCTGGACGGTCCCTTCTCGAGCCCTTAATGCAAGGATACTGGGAATGGCTAGTTGGAAGAGTACCCTCATGGATTGCCCCAAATCTCATCACCATCATTGGACTATCAATAAATATCTGTACAACTATTTTGTTAGTCTTCTACTGCCCTACAGCTACAGAGCAGGTAAGAGTAACAACAGTAATGTTTGTTATAGTCCAGAAACATTGTAATTGGAATTCTTAGATCATTTTATATAAAGACAAAATATTCTCTTGGATATTTGCTAACTATTTTCAATATCCTATAACGACTTCAATGAATTGCATAAGCTGTCCTTACTTTATATACTACTGTTGCTTAACAGTCACAAGAAGGGGGATCTGAGATGGCATGACTTCTCAAAAGTGTTTTTTCAGCCAGGTGTGGTATCAGATGCCTGAGACACCActaaggaggctgagacagaaaggtTCTGAGTTGGAAGCAAGTGGTGCTTCGTATTACGTTTAAGACAAATCTGTCCTGACTATTTGTTCCATATACATcttacatagttttttttttcttttaattcttcttttattGTGCAAACATGGTTAATACAGAGTGTGTGgatatatttctaatttcttctttttggagacagagttttgcTCTAAAGGTCAGGTTGAGTGCAGATTTCATAACTTCCACTgttgtgctgagattacaaatacaccaccatgcctgacttattTTCTCAAATAGCTTGCTATATTTCAGTCAGGATACTTATAGAGCAAAACCCAATACTGTTGTATAATGGCATCACATGTCCTTTGAGCTGTTTCATGTGGGCTTATCTGAAACCTGGACTCCTGATTCCAAAGGATTTGGTCTAGGTTTATGTATCCTTATAAGGGAACAGTAAGGAGGTGGTTGATTGCAATGGAAAGATTTTAATAATCCTAAACCACATCTAGAAAGAGTATCAGGGTTTAAGAGTGGCTCAAAATATTAGTAATGTATTAAACACTGCAGAATGCACTAGGTAACCCTGGTTTCCTCTAATATTTTTCTTGCAGTTTTCTTATGTGATTTAGATTTACTTGAGTACAGAATAGAAAATGCTCTGATCAcagggaaattttaaaaattgctgtgaGGAAGCATCAAGGTGAAAAATGACTTCAGCACTCTTTTAGTGCTCTACATGGAAGGAATAATGTCCTTCAAAGCTGCATGGTAGAAATACTTGTTAGACTCAGCTTAAGATACATTAAACTAAGTCACAGCTCTCTCTGCCATAAGTCTGTCATCTCTGAGATGGCAGTAAGATACCCAAGCCTAACCCTTTATTTAAGTCTTATTTGTAGTGTTGTGAAAATTAATGTGTCTAGAATGTCTAGCATAGAGTGCTCAGTCGATAGACGCTGATTATTGTTTCATTTGGTCAAAGAGGTTAAGTATATAACTTCTTCCCCAAAACTCCCTCCCATTCCTGATTTTTTCTATCATATATACTATGTAGAACAAACATCTAAGTCCACCttcagttttttatattttgtttatccatattttaaaatcaaaattctatAAATTTAGCCCCAAAAGAGATTCAGTTCATTGTATCTGGTTCTTTTAGCTATTTTACCAGAAGTGGTGGCAAAGATCTGTGTACCTGTGTTATGAACATTCTATACATTTTTAtgctaaagatttttttaagcttttgtttttttaacactttacattattatataattccatcatttttctttttcctccctccaaactctctgCGTCTAGATACCAATCATACTAATAGAAATGAAGTTCACTGTTTGAATCGCTTGGTTTTTGTTACGAAAAGAAAAGTGGTAGatgctttaaataaaaaggaagttaaTCAAATTCTCCATATAGAAATGGTGACCTCATTTATAAGTGTGGTACCTAAATATCCCTTCGCTATGTTAGTTGCTAATGTGTTTAAATTTTATCAACTGTGTAgcttagcttttgtttgtttcttttgttgttgatttgggggtttcattgttgtttgtGACAGAATTTTgaatttgagacagaatcttctaTAACTATGATTATAAGCATGTGCTATCTACCTACTagacttttgttttattgctgttatttagttttatattttatggtCCAGAGAGGTAACTCGGGGATTGAGAGATATTATTCTTGCAGAGTTAGGCTTTTAGAATTTAAATCTGGTGGCTTATAACCACCTGCATCTCCAGCTACAGGGGATCCAactttgtcctctggcttccacgggTACTTGCACTAACATGCATTTACCCACACAtagatgcatatacatacacataattaaaaataatgaaatacttttactgtgtctgtgtttagcttctgtttccatgttctatcTACTGGTGAgagttgaagtctcccactattgttgtgtgtgaggttcaatgtgtgctttgaactttaataatgtttcttctaTACCTGTGTGTTGGTAtattgcctgcatgtctgtgcaaaggggccagatcctttggaactagagttaaagacagttgtgagctgccatgtggatactgggagtTGAtattgagtcctctggaagagcaaccattgctcttaacctctgagccatctctccagcccgtattgCATGCCTTATACACACGAACACTAAGGCTGAGTTGTCTCATTACTAGTGGGTTTTACTGAGTTGCAGGTTTGCAGGAAGCTTGTAAAGTAGCAGGAAAGGCAGTGGTGGCAGGCACACTAGGCAGCTGGTCACGTCGTATCTGCAGgccggaagcagagagagagggatgctGTTGCTCTACCGCCTTTCTTTATTTTCCCTCTCAGTGTgggatcccagtgctgggatggtgccacccattaTCCAGGGTGGATCTGGTCTACCCTCCTCAGTTAACCTTTTTGGAAAAAGCCTCATAGATATACCCAGGAGTGTATTTCTAGGGCGATTTTAAATCCAGTCACTTTGACAGTAAAGATTAACCATCACCCACCTTTTCTTACTGTCCTTGCATTTCTACAAGATTTGGCAAACTGACTTTCTTACATTCCTATCAGAATTAATAGTACCTGACTGGTACGTGTGCGCCTTCCTTTGCCAGGCTTTTAACTAATATGAGCCCACACTTGGAGTAGGGGgcttattttgaaaacaaaacaaaaaaccccgagAGTTATAAAATGATGGGAATGAggaaaaagtaattaaatattaGGTGTTTTTACAGAtctacagaaaggaaggaaaagaaaaacaaagaaaaccttaGTCTCTACTTTTTTTGTGCTTATAATTGTTATTCTGCTTTTTCCTGATGTGTACACACTAATAGTTTAAGTCATCTGTTTTCACAGTAACACTCTAGCTCATTGAAATCCTAAGTAGGCCCCAAGAAGGtcctgtgttttatttatctttacaaAGCGGAGTGATTTGATAGCATATTTGTGGTGGTGGGAGTGTTCTTTGTATGGGTAAGGTAGTATTTAGCTACTTGATTtgagcatttaaaaatagaagtaaagaactaatttttttatCTGATTTTACTTAATTTAATGGCTACTGTGTTGGTGCAATAGTATCTAAAGGATGCTGAGTCCTTCAGGAAGAAGGAATAATAGATCTGAGTCCAAAAGAGGGTCTCCTTAGTCACAAAGAGTTCCTTGGCCATTTCAGTCTGCTTACATGCACATCATGTTACAAACAGTGTATTGACTTCAGGATTTGTAACTCAGGCTTCAGAGAGGTATGTACTGTGTGGTCCTTTTTATAGCCTCAGTGTTAAGTCTGGAACACCAAGAAAATGTTTAAGGGGAGATCATTATTGTTTAAAAACTAAGTTATAAATAGATttctagcagaaaaaaaaaatctctttccagTATAGCATATACTGAATATTTTATAACTCTTAAATATTAATAGCATGTAACTGGACAACTACTATCTAAGAAAATCCTGTGataataacattttattcatAGTCTAGACAGAGAAATACATAACATTTAAATCAGTATTagtggtttattttttaagaaaagacaaGGTATTCTTTAATGATGTATCTATAAGTAAGATTCAGGGCCTCTGCAAACCAGAGCATCCTTGTTCTGGTGTTTCTCTATGAACCCTTGTAAAAGCATGTTAAAAACAAGTTTcttgataaagaaaatgggaaaaaatatttctattgtcGGCTGTTCTCAAACATTCTCAGTATGCATTCACCATATTGGGCACCAGAAGTCCTGAGGTGAAAAAGTGAGAAATGTGTTTAATGTTGTTGAACCTATTATTTCCCTGATGAAATGAAGGGAAACTGTACTAGTTCTTTTGTGGCTTTGATTGTTCAGGCAGCATCTCCAGTATGATaacacactcctgtaatcccaggtaTGATTACACACTCCCGTAATCCCAGGTCCTGgagtgggaggtagaggcaggagaatcaggaattctaggctagcctctGCTACCTATAGTTTTGATTCCAGCAGCCTGGACTATATATCAGACCCTTATTCATATAATAAGGAAGTTTTGGGTCAGGTATTTATGTCTGTATTCCCAGaatctggaaggcagaggcaaagggattTGAAGGCCATATTTGTCTATATAGAGAGCTTGGGAATAGACTAGGCTATGTGGTTccctattttaaaacaacaaaaatgaagacaGACTAAAGAAGCCCATGCTGGCCATGATATCTGTGTAGCCAATGTTGGCCTTGAAtgtttgatcctcctgctttcaccTCCCAGATGCTAGAATTATAAGTAGTCCTACCATGCAGGACTAGCATGCTGATTAAATGCTGGGAAGAATTTAAAAGAGACAGGGTAGTCCCTCATGAGAGTTCTGAAAAATTTCTGCAAAGTACAGTCATCCTTTGATATTTGTAAAGTATTGATTCTACAACTTCCACACAGAAATCCAAGTCTGGAGATGCTTaagtaccttctctaaaattgtcTAGCAGGCATATAATCCACGTACCCTTCCATGTTCTGTAAAGAACCTCTGGGTTACTTGCAATGCTGAATATAGTGTACATATTCTTAAGTAGCTATGtgtggaattattttaaaaagaaaaatgtctgtctGTATTTGTTAGAGATGCAGATTTTTATACTTTAGAAATTCGGCCGATTGAATCCCTGGTTAGGGAACCCAGAGATACAGGGAATCTATTATATTTAATGGGCAACCTTAAAAACAGGGAATTTAAATCTGCAACAATTGCAGTTACTTCAGGGGTCAGTCAGTTCTTCATTATTTAGTGTTTCAGTCATCTCTTCCACACTTTCAACCAGGAATACTTGTAGAGAATGAGGATAAaattgggctggcaagatgggctcagtgggtaaaagcagtAGCCACTtcgcctgaagacctgagttaatTCCTGAACTCACATGGCGGAAGAAGagaacctctgacctccacatgttctGTGCGTGCCCTCAGGAGGatgcatacacacgtacatgcatgtaAATGTGGTTGAAATGAAGACTAAATATCTGTTGTTACAAACACTTAGCCAGACCTGATAATGAGACTGTCTGAGTGCTGCTCTTGTCTTACTCCGCAGGCACCTCTGTGGGCCTACATCGCCTGTGCTTGCGGCCTTTTCATTTACCAGTCACTGGATGCTATAGACGGGAAACAGGCCAGAAGAACTAACAGTAGCTCTCCTTTGGGAGAACTTTTTGATCATGGCTGTGACTCACTATCAACAGGTATTGTTGCTTTTTAATGCTGAGAATTATTAACTGATATAAACAGTTTGATAATCAGTGTTGTAATAAACAAATTTAGTTAGTTCTCAAGCagatgatttttatattaaattttagtgAGTTTTTTGGAGACTTATAGTTCTGGTTAGTGCTTATTCATTGTTGGCATTATTGGGAAACTTAATtacttggtttgttttatttatttatttatttatttatttatttttgtttttttgggtttttttcttctttttttccagtgcTTGGGGTTCACactcagggccttgcatatgCTCACTAGGCAAGCCTGCTACCTCTACTGCCATCTCTGTTCCAggaccttttctttttaaaatattagagtgTAATTATCATTATCACAGATCCCATAGTCTTAGGTAAAAGCACAAAAGTGGATGAGTGTTAGTCCATGCCCTTGTCTGTAAATGGATTCTAAGTGTAGATAGTTAGGAGAACATTACACACTTGAATTAAAATATGCAGTAAGGGCTGGGATAAAAAATGATATGATCAAGCCTGGAGAAGTGACAAGCAGCGCGAGGATTACAGCTAACAATAAATGCTGTGCTGTGTGTTGCTAACTTACTAAGGATAGATTTTAGGTGTTCCACCACAATGGTGACACACAGATTAAATTTCTTAATTCACAATATGTACACGCATCAAAACACCCTAttgtacaattttttaaaaagctagaagAAAAACTGCTGGCAGTGGTTTTTGTTAGCAGAGTTGAAGTGTAggtaatattttttgttttgtttctgactcTCTGCTTAAGTGGCTTATGCTTTTCTGGGGAGGTGGTGTTTGCCTGTTTTGTGTTCtaaatcaagtgtgtgtgtgtgtgtgtgtgtgtgtgtgtgtgtagccctgtaCGGCTGCTTTCAGATGCCAGAATTGAAAATCAGACCCCTGCCTCGAGGTTgtgaccactgaaccatctctaaagtccctgtttgtattttatttcattttttgagaagTGACCTCCCCGTGTAactaaggctggctttgaactctccctgcctcagtttcctgagtgctgagataggTATGCGCTTGATAGCAGCTGCAGCACCCTGAGAACTTTTACTCCTCAGTACTACTGTCTAGGGAGAATTCTCAGAAGCACGTCAAAGTGTCTTACTGCTTTGAAGAACTTTGCTCCAGCTTAGTGATctaaaaatcatgaaaatgtgAAATGAAATAAGACATTGAAATTATGATGTAAAAATTGCATAAATATCACATAACTGAAAGGAGATCATCCTTGTCTCATCTGGAGTGATTTTCAGCTCTACTGATGCCATTCAGTTCTCATCGTCGTTTTTCTTCTGCAGTTTTTGTGGTTCTTGGAACATGTATTGCAGTGCAACTTGGGACAAATCCTGACTggatgtttttttgttgttttgctgggACATTCATGTTCTACTGTGCACACTGGCAAACATACGTTTCTGGAACATTGCGATTTGGAATGTAAGTAATACTTAATGgtgattttgttgctgttttcaaaTATGGAAAATATTGCTTATAGATAATAAGTATTAAGAATTGATCAAATCACTAAACTAACTTAAGTTTTTAaagtaaactatttaaaattattttctctttgtcttctttctcctgtatTCCTTCGGGAACGAAGTACCAGAATCATCCAGTAAGCATTTCGAAAGGATAATAAAAAGCAATAGGCCTCACTCATCTTCACAAGTCTTTccaaatttacatttttattcaactGTCTCTTTTACCTTAATTCCATGTCTTATTTtgacatataaaaattattttcagaaaagagTTTCTGAACTGGAGTgatagatcagtggttaagagcataccTGCTCTTACAGaatacctgagttcagttcctagcacttaACTCTAAGTCAGCTCCATCAAGTCTGAACCTCTTTTCTGGTAAATCatcacatgattaaaaatagagttttggtttttgttttcagaaatggGAGTGTTTTTGAA
It includes:
- the Cept1 gene encoding choline/ethanolaminephosphotransferase 1 isoform X2, which gives rise to MSGHRSTRKRCGDSHPESPVGFGHMSTTGCILNKLFQLPTPPLSRHQLKRLEEHRYQSAGRSLLEPLMQGYWEWLVGRVPSWIAPNLITIIGLSINICTTILLVFYCPTATEQAPLWAYIACACGLFIYQSLDAIDGKQARRTNSSSPLGELFDHGCDSLSTVFVVLGTCIAVQLGTNPDWMFFCCFAGTFMFYCAHWQTYVSGTLRFGIIDVTEVQIFIIIMHLLAVIGGPPFWQSMIPVLNIQMKLFPALCTVAGTIFSCTNYFRVIFTGGVGKNGSTIAGTSVLSPFLHIGSVITLAVMIYKKSAVQLFEKHPCLYILTFGFVSAKITNKLVVAHMTKSEMHLHDTAFIGPALLFLDQYFNSFIDEYIVLWIALVFSFFDLIRYCVSVCNQIASHLHIHVFRIKTSTAHSNHH
- the Cept1 gene encoding choline/ethanolaminephosphotransferase 1 isoform X1, producing the protein MSGHRSTRKRCGDSHPESPVGFGHMSTTGCILNKLFQLPTPPLSRHQLKRLEEHRYQSAGRSLLEPLMQGYWEWLVGRVPSWIAPNLITIIGLSINICTTILLVFYCPTATEQAPLWAYIACACGLFIYQSLDAIDGKQARRTNSSSPLGELFDHGCDSLSTVFVVLGTCIAVQLGTNPDWMFFCCFAGTFMFYCAHWQTYVSGTLRFGILDVTESQILIILFQLLSGTVGPWFWNFTIPVLNIQMKLFPALCTVAGTIFSCTNYFRVIFTGGVGKNGSTIAGTSVLSPFLHIGSVITLAVMIYKKSAVQLFEKHPCLYILTFGFVSAKITNKLVVAHMTKSEMHLHDTAFIGPALLFLDQYFNSFIDEYIVLWIALVFSFFDLIRYCVSVCNQIASHLHIHVFRIKTSTAHSNHH